A stretch of the Nerophis ophidion isolate RoL-2023_Sa linkage group LG29, RoL_Noph_v1.0, whole genome shotgun sequence genome encodes the following:
- the ppid gene encoding peptidyl-prolyl cis-trans isomerase D, translated as MSHPIPNNKPSNSENPRVFFDVDIDGARAGRIIMELFADVTPKTAENFRALCTGEKGLGKSTGKPLHFKGCPFHRIIKKFMIQGGDFSNQNGTGGESIYGEKFEDENFHYKHDQVGLLSMANAGPNTNGSQFFITTVPTPHLDGKHVVFGQVLKGVGMVKMLESMDTKDDAPVKPCLIADCGEHKDGDSWGVAPIDGTGDTHPDFPEDSDVDFKDVDKVLSAAEDVKKIGNNLFKSQDWKAAVIKYSKALRYLEVCSEELEEDEEVVQKKLGPTVLSCYLNMAACKLKMQLWQEALDNCNEALELDQANTKALFRRAQAWQGLKEFSQAMTDLKAAQGITPEDKAIINEMKRVQIKVQEEKEKEKKIYAKMFA; from the exons ATGTCTCACCCAATACCCAACAACAAGCCGTCCAATTCTGAAAACCCTCGCGTTTTCTTCGACGTTGACATTGACGGCGCCAGAG CCGGCCGAATTATTATGGAACTGTTTGCCGACGTCACTCCCAAAACCGCAGAAAACTTCCGTGCCCTCTGCACCGGAGAAAAAGGCTTGGGCAAATCCACGGGGAAGCCTCTGCACTTCAAGGGATGTCCCTTCCACAGAA TTATCAAGAAGTTCATGATCCAAGGAGGCGACTTCTCCAACCAGAATGGCACCGGCGGTGAGAGCATCTACGGCGAGAAGTTTGAGGATGAAAACTTCCATTACAAG CACGACCAAGTGGGCCTGCTGAGCATGGCCAATGCAGGACCCAACACCAATGGCTCACAGTTCTTCATCACCACCGTGCCCACGCCACACTTGGATGGCAAACACGTGGTCTTTGGACAAGTGCTGAAGGGGGTGGGAATGGTTAAAATGCTGGAGTCCATGGACACAAAGGACGACGCTCCTGTCAAg CCGTGCCTCATTGCAGACTGCGGTGAGCATAAGGACGGAGACAGCTGGGGCGTGGCACCAATTGACGGGACAGGGGACACCCATCCTGACTTCCCAGAGGACTCAGATGTCGACTTTAAAGAC GTGGACAAAGTTCTGTCTGCAGCTGAGGACGTGAAGAAAATCGGCAACAACCTTTTCAAGAGTCAAGACTGGAAAGCTGCAGTCATCAAATACAGCAAAGCTCTCAG GTATCTGGAGGTGTGCAGCGAGGAGCTGGAGGAGGACGAGGAGGTTGTGCAGAAGAAGCTTGGACCCACGGTCCTCAGCTGTTACCTCAACATGGCGGCATGCAAACTGAAGATGCAGCTGTGGCAAGAAGCTCTGGACAACTGCAACGAG GCTCTGGAGCTGGACCAGGCCAATACTAAGGCTCTTTTCCGCAGGGCTCAGGCCTGGCAGGGCTTGAAAGAATTCAGCCAAGCCATG ACTGATCTTAAGGCAGCTCAGGGTATAACTCCAGAGGATAAAG CCATCATCAACGAGATGAAGCGAGTGCAGATAAAGGtgcaggaggagaaggagaaagagAAGAAAATCTATGCCAAAATGTTTGCCTGA